The Dioscorea cayenensis subsp. rotundata cultivar TDr96_F1 chromosome 16, TDr96_F1_v2_PseudoChromosome.rev07_lg8_w22 25.fasta, whole genome shotgun sequence sequence GGTATCAAGAACTCAGTTCGGCAACAAAAGGATTCAATGTTAATAGAATCGTCGGGGCAGGTGCGTTTGGGACGGTGTACAGAGCGGGTTGATCCAAAGACGGGCACCGCACTTGCTGTGAAGCGATCAAAGAAAAGCCATCAAAGCAAGAATGAGTTCTTTGGCAGAGCTGTCAATAATCGCCGGGTTGAGACATAAGAATTTGGTTCAGCTTCAAGGCTGGTGCTCGGAAAAGGGTGAGTTATTGCTTGTGTATGAGTTCATGCCTAATGGAAGCCTCGACAAGTTCCTCTATAGTGAAGCTGATATCGGTCTTTCTCTTGCATTGGATTGGACGAAGAGGTATAGTGTCGCTGTCGGTATTGCCTCAGCCCTTACTTATCTTCATGAAGAATGTGATCAGCAAGTGATACACAGGGATATCAAGACTAGTAACATAATGCTCGATGGTCATTTCAATGCCCGGTTGGGGGATTTCGGGCTCGCAAAGTTGTTGGATCATGACAAGAGCCCTGACTCGACTCTGACAGCCGGCACAATGGGATATCTTGCTCCTGAGTATCTGCAGTACGGGAGGGCTactgataaaagtgatgtttATAGTTATGGAGTAGTGATACTGGAAGTTTGCTGTGGGAGGAGACCAATTGAAGTTAAGGATGGACATGCTAACATGTTGATTAATTTGGTTGATTGGGTTTGGGGTTTGTACTCAAAAGATAGGCTTATCGACGCAGCTGATCAGCAGTTGaatggtgcatttgatgtggaGTCAATGCTGAGGCTTTTGCTCATCGGTTTGAGCTGTGCAAATCCGATATGCACCGATAGGCCATCAATGAGAAAGGTTCTTCAGATCCTCGATCATGAGGCTGAACCCATTGTGGTACCTAAGCTAAAGCCTTCTCTAACTTTTAATTCAAGTGCTCCTTTGGCTTTGCAGGACATTGTTCTAGATTGTTATGAGAGCCAAGTCTCAAGTAAATCAAGGTGAGTTTCGTTCTTCAACTTGAAATATATTTGGTactttagaaataattttcaaGTTCTACAAAATGATTATTCTGTAAAATATTATGCTTGATATTGTATGAAACTATGAATGCAGAGGTTTGATGCAATTATTCGTTTTATGAGAATACGTTTGCTTTATCTTCTTAACACTTCTAATGTCGAATTATCGATGATGCATGCATCATGCATGACTTTTAGAGCATATTCATGCATCATGCATGTCTTTAGAGCCTATTCTGTCGATTTGAATGACTATTAGATCTTTTCTGTGATGTGTGTGCCTTATAGTTATAGTGAACAATGTGTGCGCATAAAATTGTACGCGAATGTTCGAAACTGTTTATCTGATTTCCTTTAAACTGAAccaaaaaatacaatttctgTGTGTACTATTTGATAAGTCGAACAATGTGATGATAACtagtgtgaaaaaaaaaaattgcctcATTACTTTGTAATGTGATTCCCGCCGTATATTAATGATTTTCCAAGATCAAGAATTGAGTCGAAATTAACATACAGTGTCAATTCCCGATGCGTATTTTGCTGATAAATCGAAGGAATATCATGTTCGATAAAAGAATCGCTCATCTTAATTGTATAAATTGTTGTATCTGCAGAGTTGAAGAAGAATAACTCTGTTAAATTTACATTTAACAGTATCAGTTCACAAATACTAATTTGTTGTCTTTTCGAGAACTTGTCGTGCATTTTTCGAACATCATTTATCTGATTTTCTTATGTGCAGTGATTGATGTCAACTTGAAGAATGTTGAGATGGATTTCAAAATCATATGATATATCAAACTATCAAAGAACATGTGATGAACTGAGTGTTCTAATTTGTTATGATGCTTGTAATATCAACATTGTGTTTTATTCATTGGTTTTTTGAGAAACTTTTGTTGTACTCAAATGTAATTCATCTTCTgtgtatttaatatataatttaaatattattaatgggaaatttgattagattaattggtatttttattattattattattattattattattatttgataaatgttCAAAGTGTCAGTCTTTTATATGTACAACCTGGCCAACAGATTTGGGCGCCGCTGAATTATATGCAAAAGTTACAAACAAGAGCTTCATTTGGATTTTGCCTCCATTTTCCATTTGCTTACTTCCCAAGCTAATTAGCAGCCATTTAAGACCGGAATTAATAAGAtgctctttattattattattattttttggtggAAGTACATTTTTGgaatttgaattataattaaaactttatttttaattaattttttttttttttacaaaatgaacAAGGAATACGTAAGTAGTGTATATAGCTTTCTAAATATACCACGGATTTTCACTTTTAGTAATGACAAGAAAATTGATCCTTAGTTTTTATGTGCATATAACAAATCCAATGctaatagataatttttttagtctaaattataaagttatttttatttttgttttaaaataattaaatataacatcatgaattattattaaaaaaaaaaaggaaaaagtgaAGTTTTGTTGTGTAAATTATAGACTAAAatagtaaaatgacattttattagatttaaagattaaaatgaatatttatgtATAATTAAGGGGGCAATTTATACTTGAACTATagcaaaatattaatttctgtttttgaaaaataaattttatttattaaattataatttaatttttt is a genomic window containing:
- the LOC120278870 gene encoding LOW QUALITY PROTEIN: probable L-type lectin-domain containing receptor kinase S.7 (The sequence of the model RefSeq protein was modified relative to this genomic sequence to represent the inferred CDS: deleted 2 bases in 2 codons), with protein sequence CLLLLLLLLFIPPLPTAVSSPETFAFDLASLSFRNLTLLGDSDLRSGAVALTRDSSVPSSSSGSFLFNLPIPFFDPSSNLSFSFSTRFSFSITNPSPGSPGDGLAFFVSDLSAFRGLFNSSSPSTNSSILAVEFDTRSGANHVGLDIGGLIPIKSSDLSPFAIELKSGKAITAWIEYLRDEKSLKVWAGNSSLKPERPVLSANFDLSRYFEHSMYVGFSASTEGGTEVHTIESWSFRTFGFPAIDGHRQSSHNISNGSWSAFPTSPVVDEGKSSHKMTVLCLGMVGLVFFGIALIMFAFMLVRKRMVSREGQQVILNGLRQFRYQELSSATKGFNVNRIVGAGAFGTVYRAVDPKTGTALAVKRSKKSHQSKNEFLAELSIIAGLRHKNLVQLQGWCSEKGELLLVYEFMPNGSLDKFLYSEADIGLSLALDWTKRYSVAVGIASALTYLHEECDQQVIHRDIKTSNIMLDGHFNARLGDFGLAKLLDHDKSPDSTLTAGTMGYLAPEYLQYGRATDKSDVYSYGVVILEVCCGRRPIEVKDGHANMLINLVDWVWGLYSKDRLIDAADQQLNGAFDVESMLRLLLIGLSCANPICTDRPSMRKVLQILDHEAEPIVVPKLKPSLTFNSSAPLALQDIVLDCYESQVSSKSSD